AGCCCCCCATAACTTGGAGGACAGACGCTGTGTTGACCGCACCTTCATGGTCCCATGGTCCCTCCATGGTTCCCATGGTCCCCATCCCTGTTAGCTATGACCTGAATTGTTTTCTGTGTGCTCCTGGCTCGATCGCCATGAATAGctctttttccctttttttttatttctttattatcAGTTTAAAAATCGATTGTCATCCTGGCTCCTGGCACGATCGCCATGAATAGctctttttcacttttttttatttctttattatcAGTTTAAAAATCGATTGTCATGCTATGTGCGTTTAACTGTCTAACAATATTCTTCACTTGGTGTTCTCTTAGCATATCACAACCCCTTCAATCCGTGGCGTACTTAATAAAAACCTTCATTCAAATCATCTTATCCTACCGAGGCCTACCTTTGTATGGTAGCTTACGTAACTCTTTCTACTAGGCTCAGTAAACCCCGATTATGCTGAGTCCAGAGTATATATCAATTTTATCTGCTCTGCGCGCTTGTTTCAGAAGGCGTCGTTCAGGTGGTCTTActgcgtttccgtttcctgtgCCGGATGACGAAATCATTCCAAGTTAAACAAAACCTTTATGAATCTAGTATGCCAGTTATTGCTTGTACTTTGATTGTCACGTGTATTTACCACCCTTTGTAAGTAATTATAAACAcatgtttgtaatttttgatgcaaataaatcaatgcaTACTGATTTTCAATCGTCTGAACGAACTTTCACTGCATCTTTTTACTTTGTTTGATTGGGATGGTTCTACTTTCCAAGGTATATTACGCTCATTTAGTTCAACTTTTCTACCGTTTCTCTAATCGTTGGTTGTTGTATTGTCGTAAAAATGGTAAACGGTTATCGTAGTCGTCCGGTAGTAACGCTGTTAGGAAGAGGTGAGTGACAATCGCCGTAATGCCCCAAACCGTTTCTGGGCCGTTCAGAAAGACTGGTGAGCTGTAGCCTGACCGAAACTGAGTATGTTGTCGATTCTGCGTTTGTGAATACGTTTCTATCGGTACCGTAAACACTTTCGCCACCTCTCCGGCACTGGGCTTCAGCTGGTCAAACGAGTAATCAACGATGTTACCTACGACAGGTGTAATAGCGAGATCGAAGGCAGGAACGATCGGATTACCACAACCCCAGACATTTATCAAGCTCTTCGAAATGCCCGTCTCCTCTTCAAACTCGCGCAAAGCGCAGTCTTCAATGCTCGAGTCTGTCTTGTCTTTCATGCCGCCTGCAAAGGAACGAAGAATGCTTTAGTAAATAAGgtataattttaaaatagaCTCAATGGACTACCAGGAAAGGACACTTGGCCCCGATGGTTCCTAAGCCTGTTGGATCGTAGCGTGTATAGTAAGCTTACATTACCGTCCACCAAACATAAAGGAATCAATACTGCAGCTTCTTTGGTAACTCGCTGCTTGATTAAATCAATCCTTCGAAGCCTTTGAAAACGAGCAATTACTTCACTTTGTTTTGCACTATCAGTTAGAAGAATAGGATGCAACATTTCCGACACTTTTCTTAACATTTTAGCAAAAATGGATTCGGTAGTTAGTCACACGTTTACCAAACCTCTAGTGGAAGCGTTAgaacgccagcagcaacgaTATGTATGCCGAATCGTAGGATGTATGCTTGGTTGCATTGATTGTCATTACGTAAAACTAAATTCCAAATAGCCTAGTTTGCTGTTCATGGCCATTCATGACGATTCATGCATCGAACTTTACGGGACACTTTATTTTTCATGGAGCAAGTCAGAACTTTATCACAGTAACAAGTACCACGTAACATATTCATCAAGAATTTTCGATTCTCTGGTTTGTAATGTTGTGTGAAAACAATACAAACCAGAATTGCTGTCATTGATTGCTACAATACTGGAGATGAGCACAAAAGTGACATTTATTTGACAGCTAATATAATAGTTTCAAGTTGCCgtaataaacaaaactaaaatgcCCAAGCAGATAAAAGGTATGATAAATATTCTACAAACTTAAACTCCCTAGCAAAACGAGCAAAATGTGTTAAAGGCTACTTTATTCAGTGTGTTACAAATGCTACCTTTAATTCTAGATCGTTGCTATAATATctgctttttttaaatcaaaggCGCTTTGTATTTGTCCGGCCACATGAATCGCGAATAAACgttctggcatttcagataaataccaaactgtttgcgcttgtgtcggccgaggcgtaagCCCGaccgtaaacccgagcgtaaacaaggtttgcaaacgctttgtttagATACAGAGGATGATGttagttcttatttgctgctatagcaacaaaatctgaAATAACAGGAAAAATAGCTTTCCGAAATCCAttcatttctcttcgatttatgttttctaaCACGAAcatgtaaacacgtttgtcatttcggttttatatttctgctgccacacgaagcgtcaaggatctgacgtttttacggtcCAAATAACGGCTCGTGTAGCGGCACGGCATTGTTGGTATTATAGCGATAAGCGTCTGCGTCTTTTGAAAGCGAACGTCAAACTCTCAGACGtcgttttatggttttacgTCGAATTGCTTCATTATAGCATCGTTAATataacaaaacatttttctcatttctgCCGCATTATTTCGAGGATTAATTGGCAATCATGTAAACCATGCGCTTCGTAATGCCTCCCGGTTTGACTTGGCACCATCCATGAACTAATGTCCGCGCGAGAAGCATACCATTTTCCTATGCTTTTAACCAGATGTCGCTAAGTGCTATTCCAAACATGgcatcatcgccgtcatccGAAAAACGGGGGTGTCGGTTGTGTCATCCGCGGCTTAGAAAACCTAATAAATACTGTCTCGTTTCATCGGGTGGTCCAGTTGTGTATTATATTCTGCGATCGCAGCAGTTAAAAGCGAAAGCGACAGTGAAGGAGACCTTCGGCGGAGTAAAACCCTTGATTGTCATAGAATACGCGTGATATTTGTTGCGTTGCCCGTATTTCTTCGAACCCGTAATTGTAACCGGCTTCGCGTTTGCCATTGACAATCAGTTCGTAGTGCGGGCGAGTCCTCTGAAAAGTTGCAACTGTTTGGCGATAAAACACTGCCGCAAACAACAGAGTAGTAACCATGGCCGACAATGGAAACAAACGCAACATCCCAATCAAACTCGGCGACTTCAGTGTGATCGATACGGAGTTTTCTAGCATTCGCGAGCGGTTTGACACGGAGATGCGCAAAATGGAAGAGGAGATGGCCAAATTTAGATCGGACCTGATGAACCGCGAGTCGACCTTCTTTGAGACCAGGTAAGTGTGAAAGGGCGAAGGATGTGCGGcggcaagaaaatgaaaacacgaAGATAAAAGCAGTTCACCGAATGTGATGCCTGCATACTTTGGGTATTTGACGAGGGTCTTCCGTTTACGCTCCCTCCTGTAACTCACGTTTGCATCTCCGCAAACTTTTCCCCACCAGAAATAGTTTAAACCGAGCGATGGAATTTTTGTTCCGTCTTTGAGGTCAttggttctaaaaataaacgGCAAAACACCCCGGTCACATACGCGCTTTCCGTGAACGAATGGGCAGGTGGGAGGAACACAGGAACTATTGCTGCCTCAGCTTCATTATGCAGCCGGTCACGGCGGTGAGTTCGTGATGCGGTGCGTAGGTTTGCGCGAAGGATAAGTTTCAGCTTCCTCCCCTTTGCCCTCACTCCACATCAAACACGCGGTTGAGTGGATACCTATAGCCTTCACCCAAAACCTGTGGCTGCCTCTAGTGGTGACTCATTGGAGAGCATTAAAGTCAGTCGATTGTTTGCGCTACCGCACCATGGCTCAAGAAAGTCAGAGCAATAAGATGTAATAAGGGGCTGCCGATATCATTAAATAGCAGTGTatggatgtaaacaaatgtcTTCGCCATCACCAACATAACTGCATGCCGATGGCTTTCAGCAACCAGTGTATATTAGAAAATAGCCTCCGCAAAACGACAGCGCGTGTACAACACACCAAGTGTGGTTGTCCTTGAGGTGTTTACGTCCTTAATTACCGTTCAGAGACTTCAGGCGCCACGAACGGCTATCGCTAGGACTTGATGTAGGCGAGATGCTACTAGGCAACTGACTTTGCTGCATGCCAAGGGCAGCGCGCGACAACATACGCAGGGATTGTGACGCCACAGCGCATCGCTGACTGCGCTTGAATGTATAGCTATTAATAGATGATGAGATGCACACCACAAGCGCACACCACGGTAAACAACATTACTACTGCTCTAGCACGTACACGGCAGATAATCatattttgcacaattttgtTCGCTACATAAAATGTAGTGGTAGAATGGGTAATgttgaaaaagaaatatcCTAAACGTTTTGTTGCCATAAAAAAGCAGCGAAATAGGTCCTGTGAGTAGGCTGGCTATGACGGGCCGCAGCCTCCCTGTTATGTGAAAATTTTGCAACCTGTTACCGAACCCATTAATATGGTGCATAACACGGAGTAACGTTCTTTCTGAAAAGAAAACTGGTGCTTGCCGAAAGAATCCTAACAATGTTATGCTTCTCCTTTCCCGTATACCGGCGCTCGTGTTTTCTGCGCTGAAATTTGAAACATCTTAACACCCGGCTTAACATATGCTCCACGCTACATCCACGGATTTGGACGGGGAATGCGCTGATCTGAACTGATGGCTAACACCGGACGGCCACCTTCGTTCTAATGTCACAACCACAACAATTAACAAAACCGTATGTCGCCGTCGTTGTGCagtttctcttccaaaaaggTTGACTCCTCATCCAGGTATTTACGCCTTAAGCGGACATCAGAACCGCACCATACGTTGCACCACGTCCCGTACCCGCTCATACATGCCGAAACCTTCGATGTTTCCATGCCAATGCCCTGTGTTGCGAGCATAATGCTCTTTAGTGTCGTGAACCTTCGATTTGTTGCTTCCCTTGAAATCTTCTGTTAACCTCAGTTTTTCGTACCAAAATCGAATCCCTTCTTCGTTGTATTCCCTAAACTCCAGCGtattttaattccatttcgTGTTTCACCAGCATATTAACCTGTGCCGattattaattgatttatgttCAACATTCACGTCTCATCGCCAACATAGCTTCGTGCGGTAGCGATTGAGAAGTATCAGTTTATTTGCTGTAGTTACCCATGAGTTTGCTTATGGTATCGTTGAAGCGCTTTCAAGTTATTTACTCCTTGTATCACTAGCATCCGATTTTATATATTCAATCTCTTGCACTTCTCCATTGTTCATGCTATGCAAACTTCGTCCGAGTTGGTTACGAAGTGTAAGGCCGTGTAACGTAGTAATGAAACTGTGCTGTGATGGCTTCGATGATGTCATTCCGTCGAAAAGGTGTCTACAGCGTCACCAACGAACGTGGGCGTCACGTGCGGACGCTAGTTTCGTGCCCATATCCGTCGTGCCGGCGAACCACCGTTTTCATACCTTATACGTATCGGTACCTGAGACACTTAAACAAACTTGGTTCAGTAACATTACGACGGATTTATTGAAATCTTCGGTAACGAGCGAAAAGCGAGAAACCATCAGCGTGTGACTATTTTCGAATCGAGTCTTGTGAATGTCAACAACATCAACCTCCGCACAACTACCGAAGTAATGTTAGTGCTCCGTTAGCGCTACCATCCCCCGAAACTGCCACCATTGGAGACAGGCAGCAGTACCACTGGGTAGTGGTAGAACGTCGCCAGGCGTTCCACCGGGAACCGTCTGTTTGTTGCCCGTTTAAATATTGATCCATCACTCGAGGAGACTGACTATAGCGAGATTCAAATATCTTTACATTTCTTTTGGTGGGATAAACAACCAAAATTGTTGCTGATGGCGGCGGTATAGGTAAATTTGCTTCTTCTACTTCGAATTGCGAGCAGTGGACAATCTACTGAGTGAGAAGAAGCAACTGAGATTAGTGAGGCAGATAATAGCTTCTACAGACCTATATATGTAACCTGTGGGCGTACGAATGGTGTAATATTTAGTATTGCACGCAAGCCACGCTAAGTCTAAGCCTTCTCACCGTTCTTAGATTCCCTCGTAAAATGTAAGACTCTTCGCCCACCCAACATTTACGTGTTTATTTACGGCTATCGTCTCCGCATGCAgaatgattattttgttttttgctatgttttcaaattaattaatgcttTTAACATAGTTGTACCACTGACCACGTTTAGTTTTGCTGCATGTTCATGCGACTAACTTGATCCATCGTGACCCTTTTTCAAACCGTGATAGTCGCCTTCGATTTCCAGTGCCATCACCATACCAAGCGGAACTAATTGAGAGTtgattatgtttgtttatcaCCGTTTCGTTGCAGTACCGCAACTTCCAACGCGACTACCTCAGCGAAACCGCACGCACAAGCGCAAAGTGCGTCGGACATTAGCTCGCCGTTGATTCAGGTAGGCAAACGTGACTAGGCGGACGGAGTGTCGGTTGGTTTTTATTCTGCtggttgttttggtttttgcaggACGAAGGCGACAATAAGGTGCTGAAGTTGCGCTTCGACGTTAGTCAGTACGCACCGGAAGAGATCGTCGTCAAGACGGTCGACAACAAGCTGCTGGTGCATGCCAAACACCAGGAGCAGTCGGACACGAAGTCGGTGTACAGGGAGTACAACCGCGAGTTTCTGTTGCCGAAAGGTTGCAACCCGGAGCTGATCAAATCGTCGCTCAGCAAGGACGGTGTGCTGACGGTCGATGCCCCGTTGCCGCCGCAAGCCTTGACCGCTGGTGAAACTATGATACCGATTGCCCACAACTAAGTAGTTGTTTGCTGCCAATATTGTCTTTAGTCTCATACTTGGAACTACTTTGCTTGATTTACTTTCTcttcggattttttttgctaataATTACTTtgcccttttctttttgtgcgTGAGTGCATGGGTATAAGGATGTACGTTGAGCGGTATTCTGTGGCAGTTTATTTTAATGGAGCCCTGTTCTCGCTCTATTAAACATGCTAGGTGGGTCCGCTAGATCGTTGTTCCAAAAATTTTTATTAAGGATTTCTTTGTATttctgtgtgcctgtgtgtgtatgtatgcgTGTTTTTAAGCAATTCAACTGGATGGTGCTACTACCAATCGGTACAATCAGGATCAGGATCAATAGTATCATTTGTATTACGTATAACGACACgcattttatttaatattatcGTTTTACTTAAGAAGGCTTTCGATAGGAAGTGTATGGTGGGAGCGCTGTAGTGGAAAGTAGCGTCAGGGTTTAGCTCCACAC
Above is a genomic segment from Anopheles bellator chromosome X, idAnoBellAS_SP24_06.2, whole genome shotgun sequence containing:
- the LOC131213551 gene encoding mitochondrial coenzyme A diphosphatase NUDT8; amino-acid sequence: MLRKVSEMLHPILLTDSAKQSEVIARFQRLRRIDLIKQRVTKEAAVLIPLCLVDGNVSLLYTLRSNRLRNHRGQVSFPGGMKDKTDSSIEDCALREFEEETGISKSLINVWGCGNPIVPAFDLAITPVVGNIVDYSFDQLKPSAGEVAKVFTVPIETYSQTQNRQHTQFRSGYSSPVFLNGPETVWGITAIVTHLFLTALLPDDYDNRLPFLRQYNNQRLEKR
- the LOC131213821 gene encoding heat shock protein beta-1 isoform X1, with translation MADNGNKRNIPIKLGDFSVIDTEFSSIRERFDTEMRKMEEEMAKFRSDLMNRESTFFETSFSSKKVDSSSSTATSNATTSAKPHAQAQSASDISSPLIQDEGDNKVLKLRFDVSQYAPEEIVVKTVDNKLLVHAKHQEQSDTKSVYREYNREFLLPKGCNPELIKSSLSKDGVLTVDAPLPPQALTAGETMIPIAHN
- the LOC131213821 gene encoding heat shock protein beta-1 isoform X2, producing the protein MADNGNKRNIPIKLGDFSVIDTEFSSIRERFDTEMRKMEEEMAKFRSDLMNRESTFFETSTATSNATTSAKPHAQAQSASDISSPLIQDEGDNKVLKLRFDVSQYAPEEIVVKTVDNKLLVHAKHQEQSDTKSVYREYNREFLLPKGCNPELIKSSLSKDGVLTVDAPLPPQALTAGETMIPIAHN